A single window of Nasonia vitripennis strain AsymCx chromosome 4, Nvit_psr_1.1, whole genome shotgun sequence DNA harbors:
- the LOC100113538 gene encoding acyl-protein thioesterase 2: MGNSQVRKKKQTAMTSPVVIAATARHTATLIFFHGLGDTGHGWASSLGSLRAPHVKVICPTAPTMPVTLNAGFRMPSWFDLRSLDASGPEDEEGIRRAAETVHSMIAQEVAAGIPTERIVLGGFSQGGALALFSALTFPQPLAGVVALSTWLPLHQKFPAEAVGNKNIPVLQCHGDCDPIVPYKWGQATATLLKQFMTNTEFKTYRGVMHASCDEELRDIKDFIEKLLKP, translated from the exons ATGGGCAATTCACAAG TacgaaaaaagaagcagacAGCTATGACGAGTCCCGTGGTGATCGCAGCCACCGCAAGGCATACGGCCACG ttaatttttttccatgGACTCGGTGACACAGG ACATGGATGGGCTAGTTCCTTGGGTTCCTTGAGGGCGCCGCATGTTAAAGTTATTTGTCCAACTGC TCCAACAATGCCTGTTACTTTGAACGCAGGATTTAGGATGCCATCCTG GTTTGATCTGAGATCATTAGATGCAAGTGGACCAGAAGATGAAGAAGGTATAAGAAGGGCTGCTGAAACTGTACATTCCATGATTGCACAAGAAGTTGCAGCTGGAATTCCTACAGAAAGGATTGTTCTTGGAGGTTTTAGTCAAGGCGGAGCATTAGCTCTCTTTAGTGCTCTTACATTTCCTCAACCATTAGCTGGAGTTGTAGCATTATCAACTTGGCTTCCATTGCATCAAAAATTTCCAGCA gAAGCTGTaggcaataaaaatatacctgTTCTACAGTGTCATGGTGACTGTGATCCCATTGTCCCATACAAATGGGGTCAAGCCACTGCAACTTTACTTAAACAATTCATGACTAACACCGAGTTTAAAACTTACCGAGGAGTGATGCATGCATCGTGTGACGAG GAATTGCGCGACATAAAGGATTTTATTGAGAAATTGTTGAAACcttaa
- the LOC100114364 gene encoding PRKCA-binding protein isoform X6: MTITSGNVVIEKDNSNLIGISIGGGAPLCPCLYIVQVFDNTPAAQDGTLEAGDELVAVNGECLKGKTKVEVAKMIQACDTKVSIIYNKLHADVRQGRTLEIVLKKVKHRLVESMGNTTADALGLSRAILCNDTLVQRLTALERTENLYKGLVSHAKSVLHAFFDLFQIYKIFGDAFASMGVKEPQPRASEAFTKFGEAHRQMEKLGIDMLKTVKPILSDLGTYLNKAIPDTRMTISKYADAKFEYLSYCLKVKEMDDEEQSYLAIQEPLYRVETGNYEYRLVLRCRQNARTKFAKLRSDVLVKLELLDNKHVEHVVTQLQRFAAGLADYYVNISKLISENMLFPVEIDLCQSAFQYKPSGQVTAYVDEEEEEEGASGFDPSKILDFDVAEEAIPTKTCNKNANSSTEAGSSKGTESKGLSDLSDLVDLSGFSDLNEKFEQLLLLDNKKISGVEPCISLEKKTKNITKTKDEKNEPLLFLDDKPKDTSLLVLESSEKSETTSKSNASESLLFLDTLDEPLINIETN; this comes from the exons ATGACTATAACTTCTGGAAATGTTGTTATAGAGAAAGATAACAGTAACCTTATTGGAATTAGTATTGGTGGTGGGGCACCACTTTGCCCTTGTCTTTATATCGTTCAAGTTTTTGACAACACTCCAGCTGCACAAGATGGAACACTGGAAGCAGGCGATGAACTTGTTGCAGTTAATGGTGAATGTCTAAAAGGAAAGACTAAAGTGGAAGTAGCAAAAATGATACAAGCTTGTGACACCAAAGTAAGCATTATTTACAACAAACTTCATGCAGATGTACGTCAGGGACGCACTTTAGagatagttttaaaaaag gTGAAACACAGATTAGTGGAAAGTATGGGCAATACAACAGCAGATGCTTTGGGATTATCTAGAGCAATTCTTTGTAATGATACACTTGTTCAGAGATTAACAGCACTGGAAAGGACTGAAAATCTGTATAAAGGACTTGTATCTCATGCAAAATCGGTTTTACATGCCTTTTTTGATCTCTTCCAAATTTACAAAA TATTTGGAGATGCTTTTGCATCAATGGGTGTTAAAGAACCACAACCTCGAGCCAGTGAAGCATTCACAAAATTTGGTGAAGCACACAGGCAAATGGAAAAATTAGGAATTGACATGCTTAAAACGGTAAAACCAATATTAAGTGATCTTGGGACTTATCTGAACAAAGCAATTCCAGATACAAGAATGACTATTAGTAAATACGCTGATGCAAAATTTGAATATCTCTCATATTGCTTGAAAGTCAAAGAAATGGATGATGAGGAACAGAGTTATCTTGCTATTCAAGAACCATTGTACAGAGTGGAAACGGGAAATTATGAATATCGTTTAGTTTTAAGATGTAGACAAAATGCAAggacaaaatttgcaaaattaagGTCAGATGTCTTGGTGAAATTGGAACTTCTTGACAACAAACATGTTGAACACGTTGTTACACAACTGCAAAGATTTGCTGCTGGATTAGCAGATTATTAtgtgaatatttcaaaacttaTATCTGAAAATATGCTTTTTCCTGTAGAAATCGATTTATGTCAAAGTGCTTTTCAATACAAACCCTCTGGACAAGTAACAGCTTACGTAGatgaagaggaagaagaagaaggagctAGTGGTTTTGATCCAAGTAAAATATTAGACTTTGATGTTGCAGAAGAGGCAATACCAACCAAGACTTGCAATAAAAATGCTAACTCAAGTACAGAAGCTGGGTCAAGTAAAGGTACAGAATCCAAAGGTTTATCAGATCTGAGTGATTTAGTAGATCTAAGTGGATTTTCAGATTTAAATGAGAAATTTGAACAATTACTACTGTtggataataaaaaaatatcaggAGTCGAGCCATGCATATCcttagaaaagaaaacaaaaaacataACTAAGACTaaggatgaaaaaaatgaacCATTGTTATTTCTAGATGACAAGCCTAAAGATACATCTTTGCTAGTTTTGGAATCCAGtgaaaaatctgaaactacATCAAAATCAAATGCTTCTGAATCCTTGCTATTTTTAGATACGCTCGACGAGCCATTGATTAACATAGAAACAAATTAA
- the LOC100114364 gene encoding PRKCA-binding protein isoform X1 produces MMDYEDDFLFEEDKMLMCVTTPLNKPLQLSESLEGASLVDISVCKSTVPLAHVESHQLNMMEDRIPGVELVFQDQSTCLSQHHIDQMGMTITSGNVVIEKDNSNLIGISIGGGAPLCPCLYIVQVFDNTPAAQDGTLEAGDELVAVNGECLKGKTKVEVAKMIQACDTKVSIIYNKLHADVRQGRTLEIVLKKVKHRLVESMGNTTADALGLSRAILCNDTLVQRLTALERTENLYKGLVSHAKSVLHAFFDLFQIYKIFGDAFASMGVKEPQPRASEAFTKFGEAHRQMEKLGIDMLKTVKPILSDLGTYLNKAIPDTRMTISKYADAKFEYLSYCLKVKEMDDEEQSYLAIQEPLYRVETGNYEYRLVLRCRQNARTKFAKLRSDVLVKLELLDNKHVEHVVTQLQRFAAGLADYYVNISKLISENMLFPVEIDLCQSAFQYKPSGQVTAYVDEEEEEEGASGFDPSKILDFDVAEEAIPTKTCNKNANSSTEAGSSKGTESKGLSDLSDLVDLSGFSDLNEKFEQLLLLDNKKISGVEPCISLEKKTKNITKTKDEKNEPLLFLDDKPKDTSLLVLESSEKSETTSKSNASESLLFLDTLDEPLINIETN; encoded by the exons ATGATGGATTATGAAGATGACTTCCTCTTTGAAGAAGACAAAAT GTTGATGTGTGTAACTACTCCACTCAACAAACCACTTCAACTGTCAGAGTCGCTTGAAGGAGCAAGTCTAGTTGATATTTCTGTTTGTAAATCCACCGTGCCTTTGGCTCACGTCGAATCGCATCAGTTAAACATGATGGAAGATCGCAT TCCAGGTGTAGAACTGGTTTTTCAAGATCAGTCTACCTGCCTATCACAACACCACATTGATCAAAT GGGTATGACTATAACTTCTGGAAATGTTGTTATAGAGAAAGATAACAGTAACCTTATTGGAATTAGTATTGGTGGTGGGGCACCACTTTGCCCTTGTCTTTATATCGTTCAAGTTTTTGACAACACTCCAGCTGCACAAGATGGAACACTGGAAGCAGGCGATGAACTTGTTGCAGTTAATGGTGAATGTCTAAAAGGAAAGACTAAAGTGGAAGTAGCAAAAATGATACAAGCTTGTGACACCAAAGTAAGCATTATTTACAACAAACTTCATGCAGATGTACGTCAGGGACGCACTTTAGagatagttttaaaaaag gTGAAACACAGATTAGTGGAAAGTATGGGCAATACAACAGCAGATGCTTTGGGATTATCTAGAGCAATTCTTTGTAATGATACACTTGTTCAGAGATTAACAGCACTGGAAAGGACTGAAAATCTGTATAAAGGACTTGTATCTCATGCAAAATCGGTTTTACATGCCTTTTTTGATCTCTTCCAAATTTACAAAA TATTTGGAGATGCTTTTGCATCAATGGGTGTTAAAGAACCACAACCTCGAGCCAGTGAAGCATTCACAAAATTTGGTGAAGCACACAGGCAAATGGAAAAATTAGGAATTGACATGCTTAAAACGGTAAAACCAATATTAAGTGATCTTGGGACTTATCTGAACAAAGCAATTCCAGATACAAGAATGACTATTAGTAAATACGCTGATGCAAAATTTGAATATCTCTCATATTGCTTGAAAGTCAAAGAAATGGATGATGAGGAACAGAGTTATCTTGCTATTCAAGAACCATTGTACAGAGTGGAAACGGGAAATTATGAATATCGTTTAGTTTTAAGATGTAGACAAAATGCAAggacaaaatttgcaaaattaagGTCAGATGTCTTGGTGAAATTGGAACTTCTTGACAACAAACATGTTGAACACGTTGTTACACAACTGCAAAGATTTGCTGCTGGATTAGCAGATTATTAtgtgaatatttcaaaacttaTATCTGAAAATATGCTTTTTCCTGTAGAAATCGATTTATGTCAAAGTGCTTTTCAATACAAACCCTCTGGACAAGTAACAGCTTACGTAGatgaagaggaagaagaagaaggagctAGTGGTTTTGATCCAAGTAAAATATTAGACTTTGATGTTGCAGAAGAGGCAATACCAACCAAGACTTGCAATAAAAATGCTAACTCAAGTACAGAAGCTGGGTCAAGTAAAGGTACAGAATCCAAAGGTTTATCAGATCTGAGTGATTTAGTAGATCTAAGTGGATTTTCAGATTTAAATGAGAAATTTGAACAATTACTACTGTtggataataaaaaaatatcaggAGTCGAGCCATGCATATCcttagaaaagaaaacaaaaaacataACTAAGACTaaggatgaaaaaaatgaacCATTGTTATTTCTAGATGACAAGCCTAAAGATACATCTTTGCTAGTTTTGGAATCCAGtgaaaaatctgaaactacATCAAAATCAAATGCTTCTGAATCCTTGCTATTTTTAGATACGCTCGACGAGCCATTGATTAACATAGAAACAAATTAA
- the LOC100114364 gene encoding PRKCA-binding protein isoform X2: MMDYEDDFLFEEDKMLMCVTTPLNKPLQLSESLEGASLVDISVCKSTVPLAHVESHQLNMMEDRMGMTITSGNVVIEKDNSNLIGISIGGGAPLCPCLYIVQVFDNTPAAQDGTLEAGDELVAVNGECLKGKTKVEVAKMIQACDTKVSIIYNKLHADVRQGRTLEIVLKKVKHRLVESMGNTTADALGLSRAILCNDTLVQRLTALERTENLYKGLVSHAKSVLHAFFDLFQIYKIFGDAFASMGVKEPQPRASEAFTKFGEAHRQMEKLGIDMLKTVKPILSDLGTYLNKAIPDTRMTISKYADAKFEYLSYCLKVKEMDDEEQSYLAIQEPLYRVETGNYEYRLVLRCRQNARTKFAKLRSDVLVKLELLDNKHVEHVVTQLQRFAAGLADYYVNISKLISENMLFPVEIDLCQSAFQYKPSGQVTAYVDEEEEEEGASGFDPSKILDFDVAEEAIPTKTCNKNANSSTEAGSSKGTESKGLSDLSDLVDLSGFSDLNEKFEQLLLLDNKKISGVEPCISLEKKTKNITKTKDEKNEPLLFLDDKPKDTSLLVLESSEKSETTSKSNASESLLFLDTLDEPLINIETN, translated from the exons ATGATGGATTATGAAGATGACTTCCTCTTTGAAGAAGACAAAAT GTTGATGTGTGTAACTACTCCACTCAACAAACCACTTCAACTGTCAGAGTCGCTTGAAGGAGCAAGTCTAGTTGATATTTCTGTTTGTAAATCCACCGTGCCTTTGGCTCACGTCGAATCGCATCAGTTAAACATGATGGAAGATCGCAT GGGTATGACTATAACTTCTGGAAATGTTGTTATAGAGAAAGATAACAGTAACCTTATTGGAATTAGTATTGGTGGTGGGGCACCACTTTGCCCTTGTCTTTATATCGTTCAAGTTTTTGACAACACTCCAGCTGCACAAGATGGAACACTGGAAGCAGGCGATGAACTTGTTGCAGTTAATGGTGAATGTCTAAAAGGAAAGACTAAAGTGGAAGTAGCAAAAATGATACAAGCTTGTGACACCAAAGTAAGCATTATTTACAACAAACTTCATGCAGATGTACGTCAGGGACGCACTTTAGagatagttttaaaaaag gTGAAACACAGATTAGTGGAAAGTATGGGCAATACAACAGCAGATGCTTTGGGATTATCTAGAGCAATTCTTTGTAATGATACACTTGTTCAGAGATTAACAGCACTGGAAAGGACTGAAAATCTGTATAAAGGACTTGTATCTCATGCAAAATCGGTTTTACATGCCTTTTTTGATCTCTTCCAAATTTACAAAA TATTTGGAGATGCTTTTGCATCAATGGGTGTTAAAGAACCACAACCTCGAGCCAGTGAAGCATTCACAAAATTTGGTGAAGCACACAGGCAAATGGAAAAATTAGGAATTGACATGCTTAAAACGGTAAAACCAATATTAAGTGATCTTGGGACTTATCTGAACAAAGCAATTCCAGATACAAGAATGACTATTAGTAAATACGCTGATGCAAAATTTGAATATCTCTCATATTGCTTGAAAGTCAAAGAAATGGATGATGAGGAACAGAGTTATCTTGCTATTCAAGAACCATTGTACAGAGTGGAAACGGGAAATTATGAATATCGTTTAGTTTTAAGATGTAGACAAAATGCAAggacaaaatttgcaaaattaagGTCAGATGTCTTGGTGAAATTGGAACTTCTTGACAACAAACATGTTGAACACGTTGTTACACAACTGCAAAGATTTGCTGCTGGATTAGCAGATTATTAtgtgaatatttcaaaacttaTATCTGAAAATATGCTTTTTCCTGTAGAAATCGATTTATGTCAAAGTGCTTTTCAATACAAACCCTCTGGACAAGTAACAGCTTACGTAGatgaagaggaagaagaagaaggagctAGTGGTTTTGATCCAAGTAAAATATTAGACTTTGATGTTGCAGAAGAGGCAATACCAACCAAGACTTGCAATAAAAATGCTAACTCAAGTACAGAAGCTGGGTCAAGTAAAGGTACAGAATCCAAAGGTTTATCAGATCTGAGTGATTTAGTAGATCTAAGTGGATTTTCAGATTTAAATGAGAAATTTGAACAATTACTACTGTtggataataaaaaaatatcaggAGTCGAGCCATGCATATCcttagaaaagaaaacaaaaaacataACTAAGACTaaggatgaaaaaaatgaacCATTGTTATTTCTAGATGACAAGCCTAAAGATACATCTTTGCTAGTTTTGGAATCCAGtgaaaaatctgaaactacATCAAAATCAAATGCTTCTGAATCCTTGCTATTTTTAGATACGCTCGACGAGCCATTGATTAACATAGAAACAAATTAA
- the LOC100114364 gene encoding PRKCA-binding protein isoform X3 has protein sequence MCVTTPLNKPLQLSESLEGASLVDISVCKSTVPLAHVESHQLNMMEDRMGMTITSGNVVIEKDNSNLIGISIGGGAPLCPCLYIVQVFDNTPAAQDGTLEAGDELVAVNGECLKGKTKVEVAKMIQACDTKVSIIYNKLHADVRQGRTLEIVLKKVKHRLVESMGNTTADALGLSRAILCNDTLVQRLTALERTENLYKGLVSHAKSVLHAFFDLFQIYKIFGDAFASMGVKEPQPRASEAFTKFGEAHRQMEKLGIDMLKTVKPILSDLGTYLNKAIPDTRMTISKYADAKFEYLSYCLKVKEMDDEEQSYLAIQEPLYRVETGNYEYRLVLRCRQNARTKFAKLRSDVLVKLELLDNKHVEHVVTQLQRFAAGLADYYVNISKLISENMLFPVEIDLCQSAFQYKPSGQVTAYVDEEEEEEGASGFDPSKILDFDVAEEAIPTKTCNKNANSSTEAGSSKGTESKGLSDLSDLVDLSGFSDLNEKFEQLLLLDNKKISGVEPCISLEKKTKNITKTKDEKNEPLLFLDDKPKDTSLLVLESSEKSETTSKSNASESLLFLDTLDEPLINIETN, from the exons ATGTGTGTAACTACTCCACTCAACAAACCACTTCAACTGTCAGAGTCGCTTGAAGGAGCAAGTCTAGTTGATATTTCTGTTTGTAAATCCACCGTGCCTTTGGCTCACGTCGAATCGCATCAGTTAAACATGATGGAAGATCGCAT GGGTATGACTATAACTTCTGGAAATGTTGTTATAGAGAAAGATAACAGTAACCTTATTGGAATTAGTATTGGTGGTGGGGCACCACTTTGCCCTTGTCTTTATATCGTTCAAGTTTTTGACAACACTCCAGCTGCACAAGATGGAACACTGGAAGCAGGCGATGAACTTGTTGCAGTTAATGGTGAATGTCTAAAAGGAAAGACTAAAGTGGAAGTAGCAAAAATGATACAAGCTTGTGACACCAAAGTAAGCATTATTTACAACAAACTTCATGCAGATGTACGTCAGGGACGCACTTTAGagatagttttaaaaaag gTGAAACACAGATTAGTGGAAAGTATGGGCAATACAACAGCAGATGCTTTGGGATTATCTAGAGCAATTCTTTGTAATGATACACTTGTTCAGAGATTAACAGCACTGGAAAGGACTGAAAATCTGTATAAAGGACTTGTATCTCATGCAAAATCGGTTTTACATGCCTTTTTTGATCTCTTCCAAATTTACAAAA TATTTGGAGATGCTTTTGCATCAATGGGTGTTAAAGAACCACAACCTCGAGCCAGTGAAGCATTCACAAAATTTGGTGAAGCACACAGGCAAATGGAAAAATTAGGAATTGACATGCTTAAAACGGTAAAACCAATATTAAGTGATCTTGGGACTTATCTGAACAAAGCAATTCCAGATACAAGAATGACTATTAGTAAATACGCTGATGCAAAATTTGAATATCTCTCATATTGCTTGAAAGTCAAAGAAATGGATGATGAGGAACAGAGTTATCTTGCTATTCAAGAACCATTGTACAGAGTGGAAACGGGAAATTATGAATATCGTTTAGTTTTAAGATGTAGACAAAATGCAAggacaaaatttgcaaaattaagGTCAGATGTCTTGGTGAAATTGGAACTTCTTGACAACAAACATGTTGAACACGTTGTTACACAACTGCAAAGATTTGCTGCTGGATTAGCAGATTATTAtgtgaatatttcaaaacttaTATCTGAAAATATGCTTTTTCCTGTAGAAATCGATTTATGTCAAAGTGCTTTTCAATACAAACCCTCTGGACAAGTAACAGCTTACGTAGatgaagaggaagaagaagaaggagctAGTGGTTTTGATCCAAGTAAAATATTAGACTTTGATGTTGCAGAAGAGGCAATACCAACCAAGACTTGCAATAAAAATGCTAACTCAAGTACAGAAGCTGGGTCAAGTAAAGGTACAGAATCCAAAGGTTTATCAGATCTGAGTGATTTAGTAGATCTAAGTGGATTTTCAGATTTAAATGAGAAATTTGAACAATTACTACTGTtggataataaaaaaatatcaggAGTCGAGCCATGCATATCcttagaaaagaaaacaaaaaacataACTAAGACTaaggatgaaaaaaatgaacCATTGTTATTTCTAGATGACAAGCCTAAAGATACATCTTTGCTAGTTTTGGAATCCAGtgaaaaatctgaaactacATCAAAATCAAATGCTTCTGAATCCTTGCTATTTTTAGATACGCTCGACGAGCCATTGATTAACATAGAAACAAATTAA
- the LOC100114364 gene encoding PRKCA-binding protein isoform X4 gives MMDYEDDFLFEEDKMGMTITSGNVVIEKDNSNLIGISIGGGAPLCPCLYIVQVFDNTPAAQDGTLEAGDELVAVNGECLKGKTKVEVAKMIQACDTKVSIIYNKLHADVRQGRTLEIVLKKVKHRLVESMGNTTADALGLSRAILCNDTLVQRLTALERTENLYKGLVSHAKSVLHAFFDLFQIYKIFGDAFASMGVKEPQPRASEAFTKFGEAHRQMEKLGIDMLKTVKPILSDLGTYLNKAIPDTRMTISKYADAKFEYLSYCLKVKEMDDEEQSYLAIQEPLYRVETGNYEYRLVLRCRQNARTKFAKLRSDVLVKLELLDNKHVEHVVTQLQRFAAGLADYYVNISKLISENMLFPVEIDLCQSAFQYKPSGQVTAYVDEEEEEEGASGFDPSKILDFDVAEEAIPTKTCNKNANSSTEAGSSKGTESKGLSDLSDLVDLSGFSDLNEKFEQLLLLDNKKISGVEPCISLEKKTKNITKTKDEKNEPLLFLDDKPKDTSLLVLESSEKSETTSKSNASESLLFLDTLDEPLINIETN, from the exons ATGATGGATTATGAAGATGACTTCCTCTTTGAAGAAGACAAAAT GGGTATGACTATAACTTCTGGAAATGTTGTTATAGAGAAAGATAACAGTAACCTTATTGGAATTAGTATTGGTGGTGGGGCACCACTTTGCCCTTGTCTTTATATCGTTCAAGTTTTTGACAACACTCCAGCTGCACAAGATGGAACACTGGAAGCAGGCGATGAACTTGTTGCAGTTAATGGTGAATGTCTAAAAGGAAAGACTAAAGTGGAAGTAGCAAAAATGATACAAGCTTGTGACACCAAAGTAAGCATTATTTACAACAAACTTCATGCAGATGTACGTCAGGGACGCACTTTAGagatagttttaaaaaag gTGAAACACAGATTAGTGGAAAGTATGGGCAATACAACAGCAGATGCTTTGGGATTATCTAGAGCAATTCTTTGTAATGATACACTTGTTCAGAGATTAACAGCACTGGAAAGGACTGAAAATCTGTATAAAGGACTTGTATCTCATGCAAAATCGGTTTTACATGCCTTTTTTGATCTCTTCCAAATTTACAAAA TATTTGGAGATGCTTTTGCATCAATGGGTGTTAAAGAACCACAACCTCGAGCCAGTGAAGCATTCACAAAATTTGGTGAAGCACACAGGCAAATGGAAAAATTAGGAATTGACATGCTTAAAACGGTAAAACCAATATTAAGTGATCTTGGGACTTATCTGAACAAAGCAATTCCAGATACAAGAATGACTATTAGTAAATACGCTGATGCAAAATTTGAATATCTCTCATATTGCTTGAAAGTCAAAGAAATGGATGATGAGGAACAGAGTTATCTTGCTATTCAAGAACCATTGTACAGAGTGGAAACGGGAAATTATGAATATCGTTTAGTTTTAAGATGTAGACAAAATGCAAggacaaaatttgcaaaattaagGTCAGATGTCTTGGTGAAATTGGAACTTCTTGACAACAAACATGTTGAACACGTTGTTACACAACTGCAAAGATTTGCTGCTGGATTAGCAGATTATTAtgtgaatatttcaaaacttaTATCTGAAAATATGCTTTTTCCTGTAGAAATCGATTTATGTCAAAGTGCTTTTCAATACAAACCCTCTGGACAAGTAACAGCTTACGTAGatgaagaggaagaagaagaaggagctAGTGGTTTTGATCCAAGTAAAATATTAGACTTTGATGTTGCAGAAGAGGCAATACCAACCAAGACTTGCAATAAAAATGCTAACTCAAGTACAGAAGCTGGGTCAAGTAAAGGTACAGAATCCAAAGGTTTATCAGATCTGAGTGATTTAGTAGATCTAAGTGGATTTTCAGATTTAAATGAGAAATTTGAACAATTACTACTGTtggataataaaaaaatatcaggAGTCGAGCCATGCATATCcttagaaaagaaaacaaaaaacataACTAAGACTaaggatgaaaaaaatgaacCATTGTTATTTCTAGATGACAAGCCTAAAGATACATCTTTGCTAGTTTTGGAATCCAGtgaaaaatctgaaactacATCAAAATCAAATGCTTCTGAATCCTTGCTATTTTTAGATACGCTCGACGAGCCATTGATTAACATAGAAACAAATTAA
- the LOC100114364 gene encoding PRKCA-binding protein isoform X5: protein MGMTITSGNVVIEKDNSNLIGISIGGGAPLCPCLYIVQVFDNTPAAQDGTLEAGDELVAVNGECLKGKTKVEVAKMIQACDTKVSIIYNKLHADVRQGRTLEIVLKKVKHRLVESMGNTTADALGLSRAILCNDTLVQRLTALERTENLYKGLVSHAKSVLHAFFDLFQIYKIFGDAFASMGVKEPQPRASEAFTKFGEAHRQMEKLGIDMLKTVKPILSDLGTYLNKAIPDTRMTISKYADAKFEYLSYCLKVKEMDDEEQSYLAIQEPLYRVETGNYEYRLVLRCRQNARTKFAKLRSDVLVKLELLDNKHVEHVVTQLQRFAAGLADYYVNISKLISENMLFPVEIDLCQSAFQYKPSGQVTAYVDEEEEEEGASGFDPSKILDFDVAEEAIPTKTCNKNANSSTEAGSSKGTESKGLSDLSDLVDLSGFSDLNEKFEQLLLLDNKKISGVEPCISLEKKTKNITKTKDEKNEPLLFLDDKPKDTSLLVLESSEKSETTSKSNASESLLFLDTLDEPLINIETN, encoded by the exons AT GGGTATGACTATAACTTCTGGAAATGTTGTTATAGAGAAAGATAACAGTAACCTTATTGGAATTAGTATTGGTGGTGGGGCACCACTTTGCCCTTGTCTTTATATCGTTCAAGTTTTTGACAACACTCCAGCTGCACAAGATGGAACACTGGAAGCAGGCGATGAACTTGTTGCAGTTAATGGTGAATGTCTAAAAGGAAAGACTAAAGTGGAAGTAGCAAAAATGATACAAGCTTGTGACACCAAAGTAAGCATTATTTACAACAAACTTCATGCAGATGTACGTCAGGGACGCACTTTAGagatagttttaaaaaag gTGAAACACAGATTAGTGGAAAGTATGGGCAATACAACAGCAGATGCTTTGGGATTATCTAGAGCAATTCTTTGTAATGATACACTTGTTCAGAGATTAACAGCACTGGAAAGGACTGAAAATCTGTATAAAGGACTTGTATCTCATGCAAAATCGGTTTTACATGCCTTTTTTGATCTCTTCCAAATTTACAAAA TATTTGGAGATGCTTTTGCATCAATGGGTGTTAAAGAACCACAACCTCGAGCCAGTGAAGCATTCACAAAATTTGGTGAAGCACACAGGCAAATGGAAAAATTAGGAATTGACATGCTTAAAACGGTAAAACCAATATTAAGTGATCTTGGGACTTATCTGAACAAAGCAATTCCAGATACAAGAATGACTATTAGTAAATACGCTGATGCAAAATTTGAATATCTCTCATATTGCTTGAAAGTCAAAGAAATGGATGATGAGGAACAGAGTTATCTTGCTATTCAAGAACCATTGTACAGAGTGGAAACGGGAAATTATGAATATCGTTTAGTTTTAAGATGTAGACAAAATGCAAggacaaaatttgcaaaattaagGTCAGATGTCTTGGTGAAATTGGAACTTCTTGACAACAAACATGTTGAACACGTTGTTACACAACTGCAAAGATTTGCTGCTGGATTAGCAGATTATTAtgtgaatatttcaaaacttaTATCTGAAAATATGCTTTTTCCTGTAGAAATCGATTTATGTCAAAGTGCTTTTCAATACAAACCCTCTGGACAAGTAACAGCTTACGTAGatgaagaggaagaagaagaaggagctAGTGGTTTTGATCCAAGTAAAATATTAGACTTTGATGTTGCAGAAGAGGCAATACCAACCAAGACTTGCAATAAAAATGCTAACTCAAGTACAGAAGCTGGGTCAAGTAAAGGTACAGAATCCAAAGGTTTATCAGATCTGAGTGATTTAGTAGATCTAAGTGGATTTTCAGATTTAAATGAGAAATTTGAACAATTACTACTGTtggataataaaaaaatatcaggAGTCGAGCCATGCATATCcttagaaaagaaaacaaaaaacataACTAAGACTaaggatgaaaaaaatgaacCATTGTTATTTCTAGATGACAAGCCTAAAGATACATCTTTGCTAGTTTTGGAATCCAGtgaaaaatctgaaactacATCAAAATCAAATGCTTCTGAATCCTTGCTATTTTTAGATACGCTCGACGAGCCATTGATTAACATAGAAACAAATTAA